CGGTGTGACTTAGCCTCCAGTTCCCAAGGTGACCGTCCctcccgagcctcagtttcctgtgtCGTGGAAGGAGGAGTTTGGACTCCTTTGGCGCCTACTCTGAAAGTCTTGAATCTCAGTGACATCACCAAATGATGATGGAGGcctggccactttggaaaaaagagGTTAAACGTCCCTAGGCAGAGGTGGGGTCAGCCTTCATGTTTTAAATGCCAGAAATCAAGGTCAAATGTTGGTCTCGTGCATTCTGGCTGCATCGGTGGCTACGTTGGGGGCTTTGGGGCAAGGGGTTGGGTCCGCCTGGAAACAAGGAGCGGGTTTGCTTGGATTCTGGCCACCACCCTGGAGTTGCAGTGACCCAAAGTGCTGGACTTTGCTCAGCCAACAGACCTTGCCAGGCCATGCAAGTCCGGCCCTGGCTGGGGACAGCTCCTACCTGGCCAAATACACAGAGAACAGGTCTTGGGCCACCAGGTGCTTCTGCATCATGTTGTCAAACACTGGCACTGAGTACTCGGAGGCCAGGGAGGGGTAGGCCAGCCCCAGGATCCCGTCGAACTCAGAGTAGGTAAAGACGTTGCCAGGCTCCTGGGTGCTCAGGCCCACGGTCTGCTGGGAGTCCACGATGGTGGACACCTGCAAGAGAAGCCGAGTGTCTTCCACCAGGGGCCTGCGGCCAGAGGCAGGAAGACCCCAGGGGAAGGCTGGTATCGGGATCTGCCCCAGGGGCCCTCCCTTCTTCCTACAGGCAATGTAGCTATGTGACCTTAACAGAGAAAAGCCCTCGTTTCCCAGCTCGGTGCTGTGGTTGTGAGGCCATGATCCTGGCGAGGCCAGGGCGGAGGAAGAGGACACAGTGAAGGGTACAGATAGCAGTGCTCATGGTGTAGGAGTTGGGGGGGGACCccaaggaggggggtggggtgctggCCTGCAGCATCGGCTGCACCTGGGGCATCCACCAGGGAACAGCTGGGGGTCGCATAACGGACAGAAAGAGCAGGCACCCGCTTTGCATCTAATAGACCCAGCCGTGCCTCCTTGCCCTGTTGCGTGCTGAcggtgtgaccttgaacaagcccctctctgagcctcaatctcctcatctgtgaaatggaatgaTAACACCTGCTTCTCAAGGCAATGCTTAGGCCTGTATAGTCCGGACGCTGAGCCTGCGTCGAGCATTTACGGGAGGTCTGGCCATTGGACGTTAGCGGCACTAAGCTAGGAGGCACTATTTCCCAGTCTCCTATTAACCTGCTCGCTTCCCTGGAAGGCTGCTGTGCCCCCCAGCCCACTCTGAGCTCACGGGGGCCTCCAGCTTCCCCTCTGTCGCCTTATAGCCAAACCATCCCCCCCACACGCAGCCGAAGTGATCTTTGAAAATGGACGTCCAGCCATGTCACCCCTTGCGACGACCACCCCCAGAGGCTCCTAGTGGCACTCGGGATGAAGCCTTTGTCCTCGAGTCCCCTCATGGGCCGACCCTACTTTTCACACCTCGTCTCATGCCTCTGAGCCTTTGACCCACGCTTCTCCCCCCACACctatcttctttctcctcctgcaaTGCCTCGACTTGTCCTCATGTCCGTGCGGGCCTGCTGAGGGGGGCCTGACCCCCGtggctctctctcccaccccctgcccaaggTGGGCAGGTGAAGGCCATCCGGCACACCATGGCTGAGGCCAGAGGACTCGGGCCAGCTCCCCCGTGAAGAAGCGGGTTTTCCCCCCTGAACTcaaaagagcagaaaagaaagaaaatggctcCAGGCCTCAGAGGAAGTTAGGCCCCCTGAGCAGGGGAGTCACCTTCCCAGGCCCTGTCTGCTGGGGTCACCTCAGCCGCTGGCTCTGGGGTCTCCACTGTCCGGCACCAACCCCGGGGGAGGCCTGAGCTGGGTGGGTACCCGCCCTGCCAACAGAAGAGGCTGAGGAGAGGGCCGTCAGCAGAGAAGAACTGTGTCCCTTTGGGCTCGGAGCAAAAGAGCCTTCAGCCAGGCCCAGGAAGAACTCAAGCAAGATGGAGAGGGTAAGCACCAGGGGATTCCGCTTGACTTTGAGTCTTGGGTAGTGGctggggaaggagagtgggaagCTAATGTGTCCCAAGCCCTTACTGTGTGCCCATTGCTGTGTCGAGCACTTTAGAAGCCAAGAAGCGGCAAAAAGGAAGGGGAACCCTTGTCCAGAGGGCACAGATGCTCCCCGACGTGAAAGGAGGTGCTGCTTGATGGCACCTAGGCAGGGGACTCGCCTTCCAGGGCGAAGGAGTGAGCTCAAGCCAAGGGCAGCGCTCAGAGAGTCGGAGGCGTGGGTCTGACACTCAGCTCCCagccaccagctgtgtgacttcgggcaGATGACTAACTCCTGGAAACTTCCGCTTCCTCGTCTGCACCATAGGGATAATAGTACTTTCCCAAGGACTCCGTTTACAGTGAGGTCCCACAGGCGACCCTGGGGAGCTCGGTGCTGGCACAGGCTTGGGATTCTGAACCAGCTGTGGCAAGGACAGAGGAAAAAGGATGGAGAAGGTGGGAACTGGGCACGGAGAAGCCTCTCAGGGGGACTCTGGGGGCTGAactgggaaggagaagagggagggacgAGCCACAGCCCCTGCTGGCTAAGATCCCTCTGGAATCCCTACCCACCAGGCCcccccggggggcgggggcaggaccCAAAGGGCCTCTCTGCCCCAGCTGGAGGTGCAGCCCACCAGAGCCTGGGCGTCCGGGTGGCAGAGCAGCCGGCGGGGAAGGAAAGGTGAGCCCCGGCTGGCCCCAAGCCCCACTCACAGTGACGGTATCAAGGCCCAGGAATCCCTGCATGCTGCCCGTGCCGTACTGGATGGACAGAGGCTTGTTCAGGTTCTGGAAGGTGGAGGACTTGGCCGGGTCGAAGCGGTGATGGCTTTCTGAAACACAGACCCAGGGTGAGTGAGGCCCGGAGAACCTTCTTGCCCCTGACAGTGCCAGCCAGGCTGGGACCCTCACTACGGCCTTGTAAGAATGTGGTCTAGAAACTAACCATTCTCACTGCAGAAAATAAGCAGCCCATTCTCTCTTGATCCCCCACAGTTTGGTAAAGAAAATCATCCTTTGCTGCTCGACCCACCTCTCGGAACCCCAGGGCAGCCTGTGTAGCTTCCAAAccaaacaagaaagagaaaagccatcCCTGTGGTTTCCATAGACTTGCTACTTTTACCAGCTTTGTACCTTGGGCAAGACTTTTCTTCTCCAAACTTTGCTCCCTTCTCTGGTAAAGGGGGATAACAAGAGCACCAATCTCCCAAGATTGTTGGAGAAATCAATTATTAACATGTATTAAATGTTTACTCATCATTAGTAATAGACCctgtcactttctttctttttttttttttttaagattttatttatctatttgacagagagagacagccagtgggagaaggaacacaagcagggggagtgggagagggagaagcaggctcctagtggaggagcctgatgtggggctcgatcccagaacgccgggatcacgccctgagccgaaggcagacgcttaaggactgcgccacccaggctccccgaccCTGTCACTTTCTAGACCAAGTCGCTCCCCCTGACATATCATAGCCCCATTTTATTGAAAGGAGAACCGAAGACCCAGTAGGGTCAGCAGTTTGTCTTGGCTCCTGATAGagactaaaataagtaaataccagggcgcctgggtggctcagttggttaagcgtctgcctttggtgtaggtcatgatcccggggtcctggggcgGAGCCCTGCATGagaccccctgctcagcagggagcctgcttctccttctgcctgccgttccctcccccacctgcttgtgctctctgctctctctcaaataaataaataaaatattttttaaaaaataaataaataggctaaACTTCCCTACTTTCCAGCTGGTGCCTTATACATTAGACCCGGGATTTGCATGTCTTCTCAATCTGCGGGCAGTTGGAAGGGCTGAGCAAGGAGATGGGGCACCATTGGGAAGCTGGGAACGTCAAAGCAAACTCTCCTGTACCCACGttctccccagcaccctgcaaCTCCAGGGTGGTGGCCAGAATCCAAGCAAACCCGCTCCTTGTTTCCAGGCAGACCCAATCTCTTGTCCAAAAGCCCCCAACGTAGCCACTGATGCAGCCAGAATGCAGGAGACCAACATTTGACCTTGATTTCTGGCATTTAAAACATGAAGGCTGACCCCACCTCTGCCTAGGGGCATTTAACctcttttttccaaagtggccaggCCTCCATAATCACTTGTTGATGTCACTGAAATTCACAGACTTTCGGAGCAGGCTCCAAAGGAGTCCAAGCTTCTCCTTTCACTCCGCAGGGCTGGCCCAGCGGCCCTGGGGGTCTGAGCCTGGAGGGGTGGGCCGGAAAGGGAGGTCACTCACGGCAGGCATAACTCTTGCAGTAGACAGAGGGCACCCAGAGGTCTGAGGAGCCTGTGTCGAACACCACGGTGAATTCCTGGGGTGGGGTCCcgatggagatctttccaaaGTACTGACACTGGGATCAGAAAGCATGGGGTCAGGGGTGGGGACTAGAGCATAGGGATATGGGCTGATGCTTGACATGGAGAAAAGGACAAGGGGGGGAATGAGGATTGCTGGGGAGGGCTCTTCATCTCCAACCACCACACCGGCCCCCCCAAGCTGTGCTGGCCTACCCCCTCCACAAGCCCTATAACCACCGCGGGAGTCAACCCCAGAAGCAGACATTAGATCAAAACATAAGCCCTTCCTGGTCGGAAGACTgggacctccccctcccccgccccccggccagggcagggacagagagatgGGGCACCAGAGAGGTATGGACCCCAGGTCCCGACCTGAGCTGTCCCTGCCACCCCTCCTTGCCAGCCTCCCCATGTATCAGAACTCGGGCTAGGGCCGGGGTGAGCATAACCTAGACAAGGCAACGAGAGACAACGCAGACTGTTTACTGTCAAGACTGACGGATGAGGGAGAGAGGCTCCAGGAAGGAAGAGGGCCCAAGGGGCGTTCCTGTCATTCCTGGGCGGCTGcagatgggctccctgctgagcccagactAAGACGTGGGTCCCCTGGGCTGGGAAAGACAGGCATGGGAGTGCACCTGGGAGCAGATGACATGCCCTCAAGGGATGTCGTCTGCAGGATGCCTGAGCTTAGACCCTTCTGGCAGCGACCTTCAGAGCCTCGCCTTTGCCAGGTCTGCTGGCCTGGTGCGGAGCTGactgaggggcaggggacagcCTCCATAGCCCACAGGGCTCCATGCTTCCtagaagggggggggaggggggctgggaaggggcacCCAGCACACTCTGTGCGAGAAGCACTGTTGGAAAGGGGGCAGAGCCACTTACGTCCAGGTAGTTGGTCAAAGGCTCGCTGGCCACCTTCTCCAGGTTGGAGTACTTCTTGCTGATGGAATACGGGTGTGTCTTCAGAAAGTCCTCCAGGAGCCCACGCTCCTTCAGGGCCTTTCTCAGCGACTTGCCTTTGTGCAGAGGGACCCTGAGGAAATGAGGAAGAATTAGTGATGCCAGTGGGCAGCTCCTCAGGGCTGCCCAGCCTCGGAGAAGTGCCCAGAGGCTCTGGGTTCTGTCAGCTACTcccccacatatttttttttatcataactCGAAGGAAAAATTAGATTTTACCTCAGTTCACCATTCAGTGCTTACCCTTACAAAATGCAACACACTCTGATGTTCcctattcctttctctttccgtAATGCTGGTAGAGACTCAATCGATGTATTTTATAGCCTCCTAATGGGTTCTGCAAGTCCGAGGTTTGGGAGACACAATGTCATTCACTCAGTCTCCAAATTCTTGCTGCCTGCATACGATGTGCCAGACATTGTATGGGGCCCAGGGGTATAGTCTCTGCCATCTGGGACCACGATGTCTGGAGAGGAAATGATGTCCCCCACACTCTGCTAAATGCTGTGAAAATGCTCCCTCCCTCGCGACCTCTGTGACTGGCTCTCTGGGTGGCCTAAAGTGTGTGGAAAATCTTCGAAGGGTTTCAATACAGAGCGTGGTCCTCAGGGAGCTGCTGATGGAGTTTGGGTGTTGAATGATGGAAGCAAATCAACAGAAGAGAATTGAgagggagaacagcagaggggTTCTAGACCCTGCTCTGGAGGCTGTGGCCCCTGGGGTAgccccccccaaagccctctgAGCTTCAGCTCTGTCTCTGCAAAATGGGTCAGGGACCTCCTTCCTTTCCAGTCACTCTCCAGCCCTGCCTTTGACCAACCGAGGAGCTTTACCTCTCTGGTCCTAGCGCCCCCTCCTGTGGGTTGAAGGAATGTGGGTTGATGACCCTGGTGTCCCTCTAGTTCTAAGGGCCATGCGGTCCTCCTCTGAGGGGCTGATTTAAGGACAAGCGGAGACCGCGGCTACGAAACTGCTTTAAGAGTAATAAAATGGCAGGCGCTCTAAGATGGTCAGAGGAAATGGGTTTTCTCATGTTGTTCACAATCCAAACAGATCCATATGGAACAGCCCCGTATGGGAATTACGGTCTCTCCTCTGGTGcctcccttctccagccctcgAGGGTGACTTCAGCCAGGACCCAACAGAAATAAAACGTCCTTGAGATGTTTCTCAGCCTTTGTCTCTGATAATAAAAAAGGATGTAAGCCCAAAAGGAAGAAGGCTTCTGGGCCCAATCTACAGCTATGGTTTCCTGTGTCCCCATGTCCAGGTCCCCAAAGCGTTCTGCTTGCTCGGCTCCTGCTCCCGCTCAGCTCAGGATTCACTCGTGGAATGCCCGGTGACTCCCACGGTGACAGctgcctccctgctgagctgCTGTGTCCAGCATGAGGCCCCAGAGAGCCTCCCTCAGAGGTTACGCCGGCAGCCCACTGCCCCATGCCAAGAGCCAGGAGGCTCCAACCAACCACCATGGAAACCTCCGCTCCCCCAGGGCTGCCCCCAGTCCCGGCGCTGAGACCTCCCAATGCCTGCTAGAAAGAACTTCGTTTTCAAGACCACAAGGACCTCTGACTGGTCAAAGGCACCCAAGCCCCTTTTCAGTGATCCAGGTTCCCAGGGATGGATTCAGGTTTCCCCAGGCTTGTGGCTTGATGGGGCTCGAGCCTGGGAACCGGAGATAGTGTGATTTTGCGGCAAGAGCGTAAGTCCTCTTGGGACCAAGTCCTGGCTCCTCCTTTATGAACCATGTAGCCTCAGGTAGCCCAGGGACCTTCCCTGAACAACagcttcctcacctataaaatgcaaataataatatctacctaaTTCAGGAGGGTTACTGGCACCTAGCAGCAAACAGCTCGAGAACTAtcagttatggggcgcctggctggctcagtcagtagagcatctgacttgatcttggggtcatgagttcgagccccatgttgggtctaGAGatcactttttaagaaaatcatctcggggcacctgggtggtcgttaagcatctgccttcagctcaggtcatgatcccagggtcctgggatcgaggcccgtgccgggctccctgctcagtggcgagcctgcttcttcctctcccattccgcctgcttgtgttccctctctttctgttgaataaataaataaaatatttaaaaaataaataaataaataaaaataaaaaatcatttcaaaaaaaagtttaaaaaaaagtatcaaaaaaCGAAATCTCAGTTATTAATTTTGGAGGAGAACTTGGGAATCTCACCCATAGAGACAGCTTctcacatgccaggcactgttgaaagcattttacaaatacCAATTCATATACCCTCCTGACAACCCTGCGAGATGGATGCTGTTATCCTAATTTTACAATAGAAGAGGAAACAGCACAGAGAGTCAGGTTGCTGATGGAGCTGGGGATCACATCACGGGCAGTTTGACTCCAGAAGCCGTGCCCTTAATCCCGCAGGCTGCCCATGTGACCCTGTGTTGCTGCTCGGGCATACTTTGAGGAAAAGGTCCCAAATGCAAAGGCAAGACCATCCTGGGAGCCTACAGCATAGCCTCTGAAGATTCCGCTGGGGCAGAGCGGGAGACCAGGACAGACCCACCCAGAGCAGATGCGTGTGACGCCCTTCCCCTCCCCGGGCGCCTGATACCCACCTGGAGATCCCACTGCCCTGGGAGAGGGCGAGGACAGCGAGGAGCACCACGAGACGCCTCATCCTGGACTGCGGGCTGGCCACTGCTGGAGCCAGGCCCCCTTCCCACAGCCTTTATAGCGGGTCCTGGGTCCCCTCTGGCTGCAAGCCCCAGCCGCAGAGATGACCCCCTGACTTCGGGCTGCTCCACAAACACATTAAGATAGCACCCCGAGTACCCAACACCCACCGCGATAAGGGCCACTGACTCCACCACGGCGGGACTTCAAAGCCAAAGGGTACACGTGCTTGATCTTCAGCCTGGGAAAGTTCGCAGAGGACTCCCCGACTGATCTCCCCTTCCAGACGGGACTGCTTGAGCTCGCACAGGTGGGGCCACCGCCAGAATCCCATCTCATGTTCCACCTTGTGGCCTGTAAGGAGGTCTCCTCGCAGCAGAGCCCTGTCCTGCCCTAGCCGCCTCTCCTCCCTGGGCCTAACTTCACAGGGAGCCAGCAGCCTGCCCCGTGCAGGCATCTCCGGCTCAGTGCTCCCGGCCCGCGTTCCAGGGAGCCCTCCATCTACTCCCAAGACAGAGAGTGCTCCTTTAACCCGTCACCCCGGACTAAGAGAGATGACAGGCCCGAGGCGCCTGCACTGTCTGGGCTGTGTCCCCTGGTTCCGTGTTAGAAGGGTGTTGGGAAAATGAGGGCTGGATGCTAGATCCCGTGAGCCACTGCCGGGTCGGGGGGATTGGGGAGGGTGATCGGGGAAGGCAGACTCGTGCCACACatagagaggaaggaggaggataTGGCCCTATGGTCAGACTGAAGCAACAGGTGAGGCCAAATGCCAGCACCCTGGTCCCACACAGAGGCCTAGGCTTCTCAGAGGCACACATGCCAGGCTTGGTGATGAGACGGCTCCCCCCGAGAGAATTAGGGCAAaaagggaaacagaggctcagccACAGAAGGGGTAGAGAAAAGCACGCACCGTGGTGAAGGGATGTTATAAACTGGAAAGGCGAGATTAAATCAGGGTCAGGCAGGGCTTTGGGGCCGCAGGTGTGCGCGAGAGTGTGGGGCCGGCCACTGACACCCTGCGGGACAGACATCTGGGTAGCGAGGGAGTGGACCAGACAGGGCAGGCTGGGCAGCCAAGGAGGGGAGCATGTGGTGGGCCCCGGACACAGGGGCACGCGGAGAGGGACAGACCCAGAAGTTTCCTGTATTTGATGAGGCCCATCCACAGGGGAACTGAGAGGTTTATGGCAGGAGTTAGGAAGACAGCTAGACAGACTCCCTCCCAAGGCAATGCCCCACCCTCGGCCATCCATGTCCCCCCTCGGAAGGCCTGTGTGTCCCGTCCCAGCGGCCCTGCATCTGAGCGGTCTTTCCTCCCTCACGCCAGGACCGAGCACGACGCATAGTAGGTGCCCACTAAACGTCTGGTTAAGCAAATGACTGAATGAACAGTCTTCCTACCTCTCTGGAGGCACAGCAGGGCCCCGTCTTTATGACGAGCTGCGGACGAGGAGATGGTGACTCGGAGAGGTTGATGGACTTGTCCCTGAGGAAGAAGAGCTTGAACTGTCACAGGAGCCCTGGTCTGACACACTACACACCACCCCCCGGGCCCGGCATGCTGTGCGAATCTCACGAGTTTGCAATATCAAGTCTGGGGCCGTTCTGCTTCTTGCTCATTCTTGCCAACCTCTGGGGATCCCTTGGGACAGCCATGCCGGTGTGCGGCACCCAGGGCCCGGCCCCTCCGGGGTCACCACCACCACGTGGGAGCACTGTAGCACTTTGCTCCACATCCCCAGGGGCCCAGCCTGAACAAACACTCCTGAACAATGAGCCTGGCGAGTCAGGCTCACCCATCCCTCCGGCTGGAAGGTGCCCCTCGAAGCCAAAAACTAAAGATCCCCTAGCACTGGTTGCTCTGTGTTTACTCACGAGATGGAGATCATTCTAACAGCATTCAGGTGCACGCTAGCAGGAATGCTGCCCAGACGGCACGGGACGTTAGAACTGCTTACCCACGGGGGCAGGGCCAGACTTGcaaaaagcttttagaaaaacCATGATAAGATTTCATCACCGGCTACCCAGCACCTGCTGGGGACGACGCCCCTTGGTCTAGAGTCTTTGTGCCTGGGGACTGGCCCACAAAAGTGACTGAACAAAATCAGGGCCTGGGGACGACCTATCCTGGGtaacacctcccccccccccgccccgcactgTGATCGCCACTCAGACATGAGCAGCCACAAAGCCGATTCAATGCAGGACCTTGGGCATTTTCTATGTGCTCACGATAGCCACACAGTTATGGAGCTGGTGTCTTCTCCATGCCTGGGAGTCCACAGATTGGATCCCCATGTGTGACCCTGCTGTGACAAGCAGTATAGGGGGAAATCCAAAGGGACAAACATCTTTCACTGCAAGGAGCCAGCTGACAGGGGAGCGTGGTTTCTGGAAAGTGCATGTGTGACTGTCCTGAGCTTCAATCCTGGGTCTGCCACGTGGTGGTGTGGCCTCAAGCAAGTCCCTTTACTTCTTGGTGCCTCcgtcctcagtttccttttctgaccCTGAGATGCTCATGTGAGGGTTGAAGACAAGACAGTCCAGTGCTGTCACGTGTTAGGACTTCTACAAAGATGAGTCGTAAATGAATGCCCTTGTATGACCTTGAATGTTCAAGTCATTCCCCAGCCTCGAAACGTGGGATTCACAAGCTCCTGCAGCTGGTCTGAACCTCACGTATGTACGAAGCATCAGTTCTTTTCCTGTTCTAGAAATCAACTGAATTTCTGCGTTgtccccgcaggctgggggcaaATTAACCTTAGCCATTTTTGTGTCGTGCCCCACAGATGTGCTCTGGCACCCATGACTCTCCAGCATGCCAAATTTCGGGGGGCGGGGTGCCCAGTAGTCTTTCCTCACCCCTACCTGGGCCCCTGTTGCCTGCATGTCTCCCCTGGGCCAACCCAGCTTTCTGGAAGCTGCCTTGGCCACCACCAGGAAGCAGACTCCAGGTCCCCACCACTCAGGACCCGCCTGTCTACACCCCCCACCTCTGAGGAGCTCTGAGTTCCCTGCAGCTTAGGCTTCAGGCCACGACATCCTGAGCTGGAGGTCCTGCTGGTCACCTCTGCTTTCTGCCCTGCCCACGTCTTCCCCCGTGTTGGCTTTTCCTTtcttgaggaaaagagaaaggagaaaatgagaggatt
The nucleotide sequence above comes from Ursus arctos isolate Adak ecotype North America unplaced genomic scaffold, UrsArc2.0 scaffold_12, whole genome shotgun sequence. Encoded proteins:
- the LOC113244905 gene encoding chymosin-like; amino-acid sequence: MRRLVVLLAVLALSQGSGISRVPLHKGKSLRKALKERGLLEDFLKTHPYSISKKYSNLEKVASEPLTNYLDCQYFGKISIGTPPQEFTVVFDTGSSDLWVPSVYCKSYACQSHHRFDPAKSSTFQNLNKPLSIQYGTGSMQGFLGLDTVTVSTIVDSQQTVGLSTQEPGNVFTYSEFDGILGLAYPSLASEYSVPVFDNMMQKHLVAQDLFSVYLARSSQGSMLTLGAIDPSYYTGSLHWVPVTVQEYWQFTVDRVTVDGVVVACDGGCQAILDTGTSMLVGPSSDILNIQTAIGATEDQYGVFDINCGSLSSMPDVVFEIHGRKYPLPPSAYTSTDMGFCSSGFQGEGDSQLWILGDVFIREYYSVFDRVNNRLGLAKAI